A single window of Pyrus communis chromosome 10, drPyrComm1.1, whole genome shotgun sequence DNA harbors:
- the LOC137747849 gene encoding uncharacterized acetyltransferase At3g50280-like yields MSRIRHISTTIVRPTSCDHLLTRRLIELTPWDSRLIQLDYIQKGLLFQKPAESSLIRHLKDALSRTLDIFYPLAVTENKDKTLSCFSINCNGDGAQFVHAAADGVGVADILDPVYVPEDIVSNFFSMNEILNYEEKIAHLKSKANAETGTNNISSLQALMAHHWRAITRCGHLNPDQVISYRVAVGLRQKLKAPLPKEYLGNALQGVSVKSTACELLQHGLGWAALHINKTIASLTAEEVKKILKDWEKAPSASTVPNMRNAIPTSTSTVSLLKGSSPRFNVYGNDFGWGRPVAVRSGAANKMNGKIAVFPGAEDGLILKFAFCLRLYMLWQRMQSSWRLWPHEVNPACLEAVLQIKLPIWLNIQRLRIQREIK; encoded by the exons ATGAGTCGGATTCGGCATATCTCCACGACGATTGTCCGGCCAACAAGCTGTGATCATCTCTTAACTCGAAGATTAATCGAGTTAACTCCGTGGGATTCGAGACTAATCCAGCTTGATTACATCCAAAAGGGACTTCTCTTTCAAAAACCAGCAGAGAGCAGCTTGATACGACACCTAAAAGACGCCCTTTCCCGAACTTTGGATATCTTTTATCCACTCGCTGTGACGGAAAATAAGGATAAAAccctttcttgtttttctatcaACTGCAATGGCGACGGAGCACAGTTTGTCCATGCAGCTGCTGATGGTGTTGGAGTGGCTGATATTCTCGACCCTGTTTATGTTCCGGAGGATATTGTCTCCAACTTCTTCTCCATGAATGAGATTTTGAACTACGAAG AAAAGATTGCACATCTCAAATCCAAGGCCAATGCCGAGACGGGCACCAACAACATTTCATCCCTTCAAGCACTCATGGCCCATCACTGGCGAGCGATAACTCGTTGTGGACATCTCAACCCTGATCAGGTGATCAGTTATCGTGTTGCAGTAGGATTGAGGCAAAAATTGAAGGCACCATTGCCAAAGGAGTACCTCGGAAATGCACTTCAGGGAGTTTCTGTGAAGTCCACCGCATGTGAGCTTTTACAACACGGACTAGGCTGGGCGGCTTTGCATATAAACAAGACGATTGCTTCCCTGACAGCTGAGGAAgtgaagaagatattgaaggATTGGGAAAAAGCCCCAAGTGCTAGTACTGTTCCAAATATGAGGAATGCTATTCCAACAAGTACTAGTACTGTTTCATTGCTCAAAGGAAGCTCGCCGCGATTCAATGTGTATGGTAACGATTTTGGGTGGGGGAGACCTGTTGCTGTGCGAAGCGGAGCTGCTAACAAAATGAATGGGAAAATAGCAGTTTTTCCGGGGGCCGAAGATGgattgattttgaagtttgCCTTTTGCCTGAGACTCTACATGCTATGGCAGAGGATGCAGAGTTCATGGAGGCTGTGGCCACATGAAGTAAACCCTGCATGTCTGGAAGCTGTCTTGCAGATTAAATTACCAATTTGGTTAAATATCCAAAGGTTAAG AATTCAAAGGGAAATCAAATAA